Genomic DNA from Lactuca sativa cultivar Salinas chromosome 8, Lsat_Salinas_v11, whole genome shotgun sequence:
gaacctgaagttccttcaaattttatCTTTTCACCAAATTCTGCCCTCTCCATACCCTTCTCTCTGATCTGaacctcaacattcttagcagcccagatggcggctttcaaagtggttgcttgcttaaccatcggaccaaagtacgctggtaatccgagggtaaacttgttgaccttagagagttcagttggaactagatgaggaacaaacttcatcttttccataaaactagcagcgtattcagtaacactcatctttcctttctttaaattctggaactcattgttgatttccagaagatcctgctcagagcagtactgtaatttcagttgtaccacaaaatcttcccaagacatcttactagcttcatacttgggcatcgaatcagctagtaacttccaccagctcaacacaccagactttaatagaggaattgcaagtccggtcttttgtttgttgctgcactcacaactttcaaacatcgtctccatttcggagatccaattcatgactacCACCGGCAGACTTCCAGATAGACATGgcggtttagatgccatgaaatctttgtatttgcatccgcgtccatcaactcctccatcctggttgttttgtctaactatcggtgggttggcttgaccaagagtcccactgtagttcccttctacgaattgcccttcattcaatacgggttgttcaacaggcatcgtagtctcttccctatgttgttgtagtaatcgccttatctcctccatctggcgatctaacatcatctgcatcattgcttgtaccccagccatcgttattggctcaggtgcagctcctacaacaggtacttgctcaactacttgaggttgaggttgttgatccctgtttccgtttgcatttgcagctccactacgagttcttgccattacaatctgttaggtgcatttcatgcattcattttgtagttttagttcataataatgcattgcatttaggtttaaactcatgcattttgcatatttttcgggatttttcatgatgcaattccattcacacacttttatgatatttcagggactttttgAAGGTTGGAAATTATTGGAGGAAGTTAAAAAGAATTGGAGACAAAGTTGCAGAagttttggagcttagaagagagagaatgaagaaataaagaatttggcttcacaggagtttacacggccgtgtaaacgtatacctacaatttacacgggccgtgtaaacgtatatACAAGGGCATTCTACTTCGAAGACCTGGAAGAATTAAGCATTCTACTTTTCTTGtatacacggccgtgtaaatggcaCCCTTTAATTTACACGGGCCATGTAAACGTCTTGACAGTTTTTAAAGTAGTTTTACTCTCATATAATTCAGACAATCAGTTTTGTGGAGGTTAGGTCGGATTTTGGGCAGAGAGAAGGCGATTTTCAGAGCTTTTGCAAGTAGATTAACACTTGGAAACACTTTAATTTCTTTCTTGTAAGTCAATTTGAAGTTTAAACTTGTTTAATTTGTAGTTCAACCTAGACATGTGTGGTTGATTTCACTATCATTTCCGAATCTGAATTCTTAAGTATGTGTTGTTAGGTTGTAACTTGAATTTGACTTGTGTTTAAcatctagtaatctttgatttgatcttaatcATGTCTTTGGTTGGTTctctttttcacttgatcaatgaattagggttctagtcaatctagttaatcaaattatgaaattcgtatatgttttatgatttgatgttagtaacaCACACTTACTTGGttgtaattagatcaaaattagtgcAATCAAAGATTAAATTTTTATATTCCCAAGCTTAAAAGGAATGTTAAACATTGTTGGTAATTAGTGCAAGAACTTaatgtcatttaatgatttgatgcaagagcttatttgaattgaatcaattaaatgaagttttatttgaagagtttgttttgaataaaatacttttaccAATTTGGATATTAGAGTTTATTAATATCCAGCTTACCAACCTAGATTGAACATGAGTTATAATCATATTACATCTTTCAACATAATACATGTATAAGAGTCAGAACCGGAAATGTACTTCTTTTACCGCGTTTGTTATCAATCTTTCTTATTTATGAAGTTTAATTCAAGTTCAAACACAATCccccattttaatattatttgtattatgtgtgaaAATATGGCAAGATAACAAGTCCTGTATTCCTATGGACCGACCCTGCTTACTCTATACTATCTTTAGTATTAGAAATAGTAGTGATTTGagctttattaatattattttatcccaTCATTTGTTGGTTTGACAGCCAAACACaatctatataccaaataaggcgaatttaggtctttatccttgttagacatattAATTctcttatcactctgaaacgtttacatgttagttctaatctcgtaatcatacgcttagaatcctacacacataaggtttccagatccggtcggcaacagaccatagatccgaacaaataatgacACACATggaaaacacatagcatttagcacataagggcattttaggcatctttcctaaaataaactagtgctcgtgtctaaaatatggtagacactcatcttacaatcatcacttagcattctaagttcaagtctagaaattctacaatttcttagttcgcttaaactaatgctctgataccaactctgacatcccctaatttctcggccaaaaaagaccgacttaatttatgttttttaaaataaaatcagagaaatctttttaaaatatgttgcggaattggtccccaaacaacatataataaaagtttatcaaaacccttcattaagaaggcatatattttccatatatatcaaaacctcgagatgtcatgttccgatatagatcaaaagcataaacaagacattataagtctttcaacagttatttacaactacgggcctataatccaaaaatctctcgtcgtcctccgactatgctcagggtccactacctgtaacataaaaagcttagtgggtcaggcttgggagcctggtgagcatatagggttttcaacccacaataataataaacttactaagttcatcaatcaacaataaccctgattacccgttcccgttatcctcactttacgtccctaaacacttatcacaagggacctagcttaaagaatatcatcgggatggacactactgctaaggggtttcctcagccatacatgtcctaaaggcaaccatgagggggatggagtacagtgaataaacacccaagttcattaacacctacaggttgcggacctgctaatgtttcccactggaccgtctagaaagttcgtggtcgtcatccaaactccgctagatgacttgatctcaaaacacatcgaggcctctcatcaattttattttatcacacatcactatctacccatgttctacccaacatatttgtagataaaaatacttatacagtttaaaacttgtataaaacatcaactcaacagtcacctcaaataaacaattaatatatttacacatagcatgtattataaggtaaatacttcatatctatatgtaaaatgaaagtgactatacactcacctgatttgatgataatcgggcagcaattcgtttcctaaaacgattgtTTCTAATAAAACTGAGAGtgttattgagaaaccgggctctgcaaaagtcgggtttcgaaaccgaaaagataaattttttgggCTTCTCAGGCACTTTGTGGAGTATTTcggggcttataatcgatatcggggctttgggggatgttaaTAGGAAGCAAATATGGGaaaaggggttaaaagtggcaaatttccaaagttacccgggaggtctcgcacccttctatttataggggcgaggcttctgatccgacggctagAAAGAAGCcacgcgtcgcagatccgaagCTCGCAGGGGGATGGCTCGCAAGTGGGCTGCGCGTGCGAAGGCTTGCTGTCCTCTCctgattggaccgaagtctaCTGGTCCGAAGTCGGCTTGGTGGTGGGGTCCGCAGGCGAGGGTGCGCAGGTGGCAGCACGTGCGAAGGCCTCGGTGGCAATTGCTAATTGGACCGCGGAGAAGTGACCcatgtgcgaggctcggacacgagGAATGGAACACGCGTCGGATCCTCACtggaccacttcggataaggCCACGTGCTTGGATGACACAgcagctcggatgactcagcaggacacgtggcgcgttttgagcgagggtgacgtggcagctcgtgactatgcgaattttctcgattttcgcgcaaaaacttctaaaatccttaactttcgcatacgagctccgtttttgacgttctttatatgcacgcgtagctaaaattacgctctacaacttccgtttagacttcgtcggctttaatttttatattattatttttaatagtccgggacaggaaatccgttaaaaattcataactttttcatccgacgtctgttttcgtcagactttttaccgttgtgctactaatgacgagaccttcaattctcgtttagtttgtgtcggctaaaaatcgctcgatctaaaattcgagtttttagctgtctactgctaaactgaattttcgaaaaatcataacttccttatacgaagtcagatttgggcgttctttttatcgaacttctcggtttaacgaatactacgactttcgtttagattactaaggctaaaaagtagtttatcaaaaactcactttttacgacattcagggtcgtgccggttttgtcgcgaaacttcgacaggttataacttcttcgttataactcggattttggtattctttatatccccgaaatccttgtttcgaccactacaacttaatgtaaagatatcgggcttatcacacactttaattttgatgcttatttttattcttaattaattaaacgctaataattaagaataaaacacataattcaaataatattcatataattccttttcatttcttcaaaatgagttacaaaggttaacctagactgtcACCTCAGTATAAATGTCTAGgttagaaacacgagtgttacaatatatatatatatatatatatatatatatatatatatatatatatatatatatatatatatatatatatatatatatatatatatatatatatatatatatatatatattcggttaGAGTACCTCATTTTTTATCAATGTTTTTTTGCCTTATCATTGAGTAAGAGAAGGTGAAAACCCATTAATGTGTCCAATAATAAAACCACTATAAAGATCTCTAAGGATGTTAAAAATCCCCTGGGATCCCGTTCCCATGGGGGTCCGTCCCGTttggagaattttttttttaaaaattgggGGCGGGGACGGAGGCGGGAGCAAGGTTAACCCCCATTTTAATTCCGGGGGCGGGGTAGGCAATCCCGTCCCGAATCCCCCCatggggaccccgttaataaattacacatatattacatgtattaattatataaatataataaacaataacatgattttaagcttccaaaattcatcaaaatacatatttttaagctgttagtataatgtttttaagatgaCATAGCTTCtttagttttaacatgtaaaattctgCTATAAATAACTATTTGTTAACTAAAAATATCTTATTTTAACCTAAATAAcaacttttttttagaaaaaaaaaaagagagccTAAAATCAATCAAGGGCGGGGGCGGAGGTAATAAAGGGGATTCGGGGGTGGGGACGGGAGTAGGAAAACTGAACATTTTGGAGGCGGGGGTGGGGACGGGGGAACGGGGAAATTTCGGGGACGGGGGCGGGGGATGCACTCTCCGTCCCGTTTGCCCCCATTGACATCCTTAAATATCTCCAAAAATGAATGGTTCGTTAACTTCATCAAAAACCAAATTGGATTTAATAAGAGATCAAATTAATCTTGTTTTAAAACGTTCTCAATTTTCCAAAACAACCCGATAGAAAAATATTGAATACAAACACAAAAATACACTTGGAAAACTCCAAAACAAGAAAGAAACACAAAAATCCACTGGAAAACCGAAAACTCTAAACAAAATGAAAAAAACACGGACCTTCATGAAAAAACAATTACTACAATATTCCCTACATAGCTACCtaaaaaatatacatatgtacactataaaataagaaaataaaagagaaaaaaaatcaaagactCGAAGAATTTTGATTGGGACAATTTAACATGAAAGTCTTGCACTCATTTTTATAGGCATAAAGTCTATTCTATATTTTCATTTGCCATCAATGTGGGACAGCCACTTGTTTCATTTTAAGCCAAATCTCAACAAGTTAATATAAGATGAAGCTTGATTCAACACTAATTTTCCCCCATCATTAAGATAAATCTCCAAGGAGATACATATTCATAAATGATGCCAAACCATCTTAAAAATAATGGCTAAAGGAGATTATGTTGTATGAATTGGTTAGATAATGCAACTATGGTtgtatttttttcgtttttcacaaTTAACCCTTCAAAAGAAACCATTGTTCTTATTGTTATAATAATTGTATCTAGATTCATTGCATTATGTCAAATTATCCATCTTTCCTCCTAAAAGGCAATCAAAAGAGAACTAAGTATGCAACAATTGCTCATAAATCATAAAATGCTACTTGCAATATTGAATTAATGTTTAGAATTTACAAATAAATTCTAATgataaaaatcataatatatgtAAGTCTTTAATGATAAAACACATAAAGAAATTATAGAATGAAATGAATGGGTCATAATAATCACAATAAATGAACAAATTCGTTTTAGTGAATGTGAGTCTAATACTCagtttattattaattattattatgtgGCCTTCTTCTCCCTGGATGCTCTGCTGGGAACCTTGCTCAAAACTTTCTCACTTACAACCTCAAAATGCTTCTTCAATTCACCCTCCGCTTTCTCAAGTAAAACATCAGCTTGACCCTTGTTTTTCTCATACAATATAGGCACCATTTGCAGAAGAACAAAACCTAATCACTCATCATTAAAAAGGTTAGTGTCTTTTTGTTGTATGAAAACAGTGATACACAAACTGCAAAATAGAAAAAGGATTCTTACATATGTAGACCAGCGTCAAAAGGTTACACCAGTTTCCTGCAACTGACACAATCCACAAGCAAGCAATCACctaataaacataaaaaattgTATCATGATAATATAAATAGTCCAATATCAGAGAATTGATAATGATGGCTAAAACAGAGaggaaaatataaagaaatataCAGCTAGAAATTCCTTCAAGTCCTTTCCAGAAGCGATTTCCCTAAGGACCTCCAAAGCTTTGTTGATTTCAGACCTAAGGACAGAGGCTATCTTAAGAGCAGTATCTTCGTCAATAGCAACTTCTGGGAATTGTGGACACCTGTCATTTTACAACATATATAGGTCAATACTGATCAAGAGTATGTGAGAGAGCATAAACATGAAGTAAATGCTACCTGTAGAAGAGGTTGAATGTATTTGACCACAGAAAATGGATCCCAAGGACTAGAATTAGAGTGTGGCATAGTAGACTAAGTAAGTGATATTCAATCAATTCGAAAAGTGCCCATATCAAAGTGGCAACACCAAGCA
This window encodes:
- the LOC111876966 gene encoding reticulon-like protein B5, coding for MADKAAGGQEHESSFIDSVKEKVTEKFHGSGSSSSDSEGEGKGKLASKKDYPVPIKKKVQSLSWKEKPVHDLLGGGKPADILLWRDKKISIGVLGVATLIWALFELIEYHLLSLLCHTLILVLGIHFLWSNTFNLFYRCPQFPEVAIDEDTALKIASVLRSEINKALEVLREIASGKDLKEFLAVIACLWIVSVAGNWCNLLTLVYICFVLLQMVPILYEKNKGQADVLLEKAEGELKKHFEVVSEKVLSKVPSRASREKKAT